Part of the Vigna angularis cultivar LongXiaoDou No.4 chromosome 1, ASM1680809v1, whole genome shotgun sequence genome, CGTCCTTCCCCCCTACTCCTTCGGACCTCAACCTGCTTCACCCACATGCTCCGACCCCCTTCCTGCTGCGGATGTCCATTCGGCGGTTCAGGAACACCCGAATTCGTTGTCCTCCACCAGCGACGCCTCGAGAGCGATCGTCCCCGTGGAGGACCTCACGGTGAGCGTTGCGCCGCCGCGGAAGCAGAGCCGGCAGAAGGAGCTGGTTCGGGTAATGGGTCTGTCGGTGAGGGAACAGGCACAGCTGCGGGAGACGGTGAGGCGCACGCGCTTGGTGTACGACTCGGTGCGCGTGTATACCGCTGTGGAGGAGGAGAGGCGGGTGGCTGCCTTGGCGGCTGCGGCAGCGGCGAGGGAGGCGGCAAGGGAGGCGGAGATCAAGGAGGAGCAGGAAGAGGAGAAAGTGGTGGAGGGCCGGACTCGACGTCTCCGCGGGGACCTGCGAGCTGCTGGACTGATGCGGGAGCGTGGACTGTGGCTGAACCGGGAGAAGCGAATCGTTGGGGCGATCCCTGGGATTTTGGTGGGGGATTTGTTCCTTTTCAGGATGGAGTTGTGTGTGCTTGGGTTGCACGGTCAGATACAGGCTGGCATTGATTATCTTCCTGCAAGTATGAGCTCCAGTGGGGAGCCTATAGCCACCAGTGTGATTGTTTCTGGGGGTTACGAGGATGATTCTGATAAGGGTGAGCATATATTCTACACTGGTCATGGAGGGCAGGGGAAGAATTCGTCTAAGCAGGTTGCTGATCAGAAGTTGGAGTCAGGGAACCTTGCATTGGAAAGGAGTATGCATTACGGTGTGGAGGTGAGGGTTATTCGTGGGATGAGGTATGAGGGGAGTGCTTCTGCTTCTGGTAAGGTGTATGTGTATGATGGAGTGTATAAGATTACTCAGTGCTTGTTTGATAAGGGGAGGTCTGGTTTTGGGGTTTACAAGTTTAGGCTTTCCAGGGTTGAGGGGCAGGCTAAGATGGGAAGTGCTATTTTGAAGGAAGCTAGGAGTATTAGGAGGAATGAAATGGAATCGAATACTGTTCGTTGTCTTTCTGCTGATATGTCCAACAAGAAGGAGAATGTTCCTGTTCGACTTTTTAACGACATAGATGATGATCGAGATCCTCTTAACTATGAGTATCTTGCCAGGACAAGTTTTCCACAGTTTGTGTTTCATCAGAGTGGGAATGTTACTGGTTGTGACTGTGTGAATGGTTGTGGTGATGGATGCTTTTGTGCTATGAAAAATGGGGGTGATTTTCCTTACACTCTGCAGGGACATCTTGTGAAAGGGAAGCCTTTGATTTTTGAATGTGGCCCTTTTTGTTCTTGTCCTTCTCAGTGTCGTAATCGTGTTTCGCAGAAGGGACTGAAATATAGATTGGAAGTGTTTAGGTCCCTGCAGACATCTTGGGGTGTTAGGTCTCTGGACCTTATTCAAGCCGGTACTTTTATATGCGAGTTTTCTGGGGTTGTTTTGACTAGGGAGCAGGCGCAACTCTTTGCAATGAATGGTGACTCTTCGATATATCCCAATAGGTTTTCAGAAAGATGGGCGGAATGGGGGGATTTGTCTCAAGTAGATCCAAAATATGTGCGTCCATCATATCCATCTATTCCTCCTTTAGATTTTTCTCTGGATGTGTCGACTATGAGGAATGTTGCTTGTTATATGAGCCATAGTTCATCTCCAAATGTTTTGGTTCAGTTTGTTCTGTATGATCACAACAATTTGATGTTCCCACACCTTATGCTATTTGCAATGGAGAATATCCCTCCCATGAGAGAGCTCAGCCTTGATTACGGCGTAGCTGATGAGTGGACAGGGAAGCTCTCTATATGTAACTGAATAGTTCTAAAAGGTTAACGCACTTCTAATATGTTGAAGCCAATTTTTGCGCATGGTTAACTGAGGTAAAGCCCATTTCTATCGTTCTACTTTATTGTTTTCACGAATATCTTCCTTTGATTGCATCTTACTTTTGTGTCTGGTACTTTGTTCTGTCTCCGATGCAAACTGTGTGCCGAATCATGGTGAGTTTATGCTTAGAATCATGGTGAGTTTATGCATAGAGGTATTGTGATATTTCAAATGTCTAGGCGTACTTTGGATGCTGAAAAAATGTTGTAGCGAGGTTGATGATTGACTTCCTgtgttttgaatattttgttgcAGTATAGTTTGCAAACATGGAGGAATTGATTCTTGTGTTgcttaagtttatttgatttgggaAAACTAATCTTATTTCTAGATCTTATTTGATTTGGGAAAACTAATCTTATTTCTCAGTGAAGGGGGAATATGAATTGATTTGGTGTTATTTCCTTTACTGATATCATACATGCTAGTGGctatataaagtaaaataggTGTCAGGAACTGAATAGTGGATAGGGAATATTATATGATTACTATTTAAGACGTCATAAATATTGCTTGAGGGTGATTTAATGTATGTGTGACATGTGTTTCTTAATGAGCAACTGATGAATATACAAGACATTCTTAGCTGTGTATTTTGCATCTAGTTCAGCAATTCAACTTGTGATTCATC contains:
- the LOC108323449 gene encoding histone-lysine N-methyltransferase family member SUVH9, which encodes MDSSLSFHTPTNNAISQPEQPPPPPPPPPPPNSHSPPALLVPKPEPFWASDHDDIGDELDLFTEFNRVTELFHLAFGPTNVVLPPYSFGPQPASPTCSDPLPAADVHSAVQEHPNSLSSTSDASRAIVPVEDLTVSVAPPRKQSRQKELVRVMGLSVREQAQLRETVRRTRLVYDSVRVYTAVEEERRVAALAAAAAAREAAREAEIKEEQEEEKVVEGRTRRLRGDLRAAGLMRERGLWLNREKRIVGAIPGILVGDLFLFRMELCVLGLHGQIQAGIDYLPASMSSSGEPIATSVIVSGGYEDDSDKGEHIFYTGHGGQGKNSSKQVADQKLESGNLALERSMHYGVEVRVIRGMRYEGSASASGKVYVYDGVYKITQCLFDKGRSGFGVYKFRLSRVEGQAKMGSAILKEARSIRRNEMESNTVRCLSADMSNKKENVPVRLFNDIDDDRDPLNYEYLARTSFPQFVFHQSGNVTGCDCVNGCGDGCFCAMKNGGDFPYTLQGHLVKGKPLIFECGPFCSCPSQCRNRVSQKGLKYRLEVFRSLQTSWGVRSLDLIQAGTFICEFSGVVLTREQAQLFAMNGDSSIYPNRFSERWAEWGDLSQVDPKYVRPSYPSIPPLDFSLDVSTMRNVACYMSHSSSPNVLVQFVLYDHNNLMFPHLMLFAMENIPPMRELSLDYGVADEWTGKLSICN